In the genome of Bradyrhizobium sp. CIAT3101, one region contains:
- a CDS encoding VOC family protein: MYDHIGLRVADLEAATRFYTAVLAPLGYVLCSSGDGYAGFGPKGEPALWLHLNKGRKADGAHIAFRAKDHDAVKAFHSQGLKSGGHDNGGAGPRKDYSPTYYAAFLIDPDGNNVEAVCT; encoded by the coding sequence ATGTACGACCATATCGGACTGCGCGTTGCCGACCTCGAGGCGGCCACCCGTTTCTACACCGCGGTGCTGGCGCCGCTCGGTTACGTGCTGTGCTCGAGCGGCGACGGCTATGCCGGCTTCGGACCGAAGGGCGAGCCGGCGCTCTGGCTGCATCTGAACAAGGGCCGCAAGGCCGACGGCGCGCATATCGCGTTTCGTGCCAAGGACCATGACGCGGTGAAGGCGTTTCACAGCCAGGGCCTGAAGAGCGGCGGCCACGACAATGGCGGCGCCGGGCCGCGCAAGGATTACAGCCCGACCTATTACGCGGCGTTCCTGATCGATCCCGATGGCAACAATGTCGAGGCGGTTTGTACCTAG